The Agrococcus sp. ProA11 genomic sequence GCCAAGAATGCCGCGACGACCGCCTTTGTACCGTGGGATGCGCTCACCCCCGGGAGTCTACGCGAGCGATGACCCTCCGCTCTGAGCACGCCGGTAGCCTTGCCGCCATGACTGACCTCCTCCCTCCCATTGCCATGCTCGGTGTCGGATCGATGGGCGGCGCGATCCTGCAGGGGCTCGTGCGGCACGGCGCCGAGCGCATCATCGTGACGAACCGGACGCCCGAGAAGGCGGCCGCGATCGAGCTTCCGGGCGTCGAGTCGATCGCCCTCGCCGAGGAGCCGGACGGCAACGCGCGCGCCGTCGACGGCGCGAAGCTCGTGGTGCTGGGCGTCAAGCCGGTCGGGATCGTCGACCTGGCGGGCGAGATCGCGCCGCACCTGGCACCCGGCGCCGTGGTCGTCTCGATCGCGGCGGGCACGACGACCGCAGCCATCGAGGCCGCGCTGCCGGCATCCGTCGCTGTCGTGCGCGCGATGCCGAACACGCCCTCGACGGTTGGCCTGGGCGTCACCGGCGTCGCTGGCGGCAGCCGGGCGAGCGACGACGACGTGGCGCTCGTGGCTCGCATGTTCGAGGCGGTCGGCGAGGTGATCGTGCTCGACGAATCGCAGATCGACGCGCTCTCGACGATCTCGGGCTCCGGCCCCGCCTACGTGTTCCTGCTCATCGAGGAGCTGACGAAGGCGGCAGAGCGGATGGGGTTCACGCCCGAGCAGGCGGCCACGATGGCGCAGGGCACGTTCCGCGGTGCCAGCGAGCTGCTCGCGGCGGACGACGCCGCGGGCACTGCTGCCGCGCCGGCGGAGCTGCGCCGCCGCGTGACGAGCCCGAAGGGCACGACCGAGCAGGCGATCGGCGTGCTCCAGGAGGCCGACCTGGGCAGCATCTTCGATCGTGCGACCGCTGCGGCGCTCGCGCGCGCGCAGGAGCTCGCCGCAGGCTGACGCGCCAGCGTGGCGTCAGAGGCTGTCGCCGTCGACGTACTGCCAGCCGCGGTCGCGGCGGAACCGGCTGAGCTCGCGCATCGAGCCGCGGGTGCCGTCGGCGACCCAGTGCGACTCGAACGACACGGTCCCTTCACGGTCGAACGGGCCGCCGCCGGTCGTGCCGAGCACGTCGAGGCGCAGCCAGCGGATCTCGGCGTCGAGTTCGAGCGAGCGCGGTCGGGTGGAGGTGTGCCAGGAGCTGAGCAGCCAGTCCACATCCCCGACCGCGAATGCGGTGAAGCGCGAGCGCATGAGCGCCTCGGCGGTCGCCGCCTGGCGATCCCCGCGAAGGATCGGCCCGCAGCACTCGCCGAACGGGAGCCCGGTGCCGCAGGGGCAGCGGCGGGCGTCGTCGATCACGAGCCGAGGCCGGCGAAGCGCTCGATGTCCCGCTGGTTGCCCGAGATGATGATGAGGTCGTGGTTCGAGACGATGGTCTCGGGCGTGGCATAGGTGAACTCGCCACCGGGGCTCTTCACGCCCACCACAGTCAGGTGATACTTCGAGCGGATCTTCGACTCGGCGAGCGTGACGCCGCGGATGTGCTTCGGCGGGTACATCTTCACGATCGCGAAGTGGTCGTCGAACTGGATGTAGTCGAGCATGCGGCCCGAGACCAGGTGCGCGACGCGTTCGCCCGCTTCGGCCTCTGGGTAGATGACGTGGTTCGCGCCGATGCGGCTGAGGATCTTGCCGTGCGACTGGCTGATCGCCTTCGCCCAGATCTGCGGGATGCCGAGGTCGACGAGGTTCGCGACGATCAGCACCGACGCCTCGATCGAGGAGCCGACGGCGCAGACCGCGATCGAGAAGTCGCGCGCACCGAGCTGCTTGAGCGCATCGATCGAGCGCGCATCCGCCTGCACCGTGTGCGTCAGGCGCTCCG encodes the following:
- the proC gene encoding pyrroline-5-carboxylate reductase produces the protein MTDLLPPIAMLGVGSMGGAILQGLVRHGAERIIVTNRTPEKAAAIELPGVESIALAEEPDGNARAVDGAKLVVLGVKPVGIVDLAGEIAPHLAPGAVVVSIAAGTTTAAIEAALPASVAVVRAMPNTPSTVGLGVTGVAGGSRASDDDVALVARMFEAVGEVIVLDESQIDALSTISGSGPAYVFLLIEELTKAAERMGFTPEQAATMAQGTFRGASELLAADDAAGTAAAPAELRRRVTSPKGTTEQAIGVLQEADLGSIFDRATAAALARAQELAAG
- a CDS encoding YchJ family metal-binding protein produces the protein MIDDARRCPCGTGLPFGECCGPILRGDRQAATAEALMRSRFTAFAVGDVDWLLSSWHTSTRPRSLELDAEIRWLRLDVLGTTGGGPFDREGTVSFESHWVADGTRGSMRELSRFRRDRGWQYVDGDSL
- a CDS encoding TrkA family potassium uptake protein; the protein is MVDRIPHDAPVLVIGLGRFGAATAGQLARLDREVLAIDDDINLVQKWSERLTHTVQADARSIDALKQLGARDFSIAVCAVGSSIEASVLIVANLVDLGIPQIWAKAISQSHGKILSRIGANHVIYPEAEAGERVAHLVSGRMLDYIQFDDHFAIVKMYPPKHIRGVTLAESKIRSKYHLTVVGVKSPGGEFTYATPETIVSNHDLIIISGNQRDIERFAGLGS